A single genomic interval of Streptomyces sp. BA2 harbors:
- a CDS encoding PPOX class F420-dependent oxidoreductase produces MTEFSEAERAYLKSQRLGRMASVDATGQPQANPVGFFPQDDGTILIGGYALGTTKKWRNLQQNPKVSLVVDDIVSERPWKVRGVDIRGDAELLTGPHELGPHFSEELIRIHPRRIHSWGLEQ; encoded by the coding sequence ATGACCGAATTCAGCGAGGCCGAGCGGGCGTACCTCAAGTCCCAGCGTCTGGGCCGGATGGCCAGCGTCGACGCGACGGGGCAGCCGCAGGCGAATCCTGTCGGGTTCTTCCCGCAGGACGACGGGACGATCCTTATCGGGGGGTACGCGCTGGGCACCACCAAGAAGTGGCGGAACCTCCAGCAGAATCCGAAGGTGTCGTTGGTCGTCGACGACATTGTGAGTGAGCGGCCGTGGAAGGTGCGGGGGGTCGACATTCGCGGGGATGCGGAACTCCTCACGGGGCCGCATGAGTTGGGGCCTCACTTCAGCGAGGAGCTGATTCGGATCCATCCTCGGCGGATCCATAGCTGGGGGCTTGAGCAGTAA
- a CDS encoding glycosyl hydrolase family 95 catalytic domain-containing protein, translating to MPSPSRRTVLATTGTAVGGVLMAGGLPTQATAASSEVSTPGDPWRTVLDDADLVWQKLPKTWYEGPFLGNGFLGSGIYAEPGTQPGGATTALRFNIQHSEVQDHRPQFGSLFGLARLPIGHFTLEPVGRITGIDWRLRLRDAELTGALTTDRGTLKLRAQVHDTRSVLAVEVTPSAGERDFRWVFHPAEAISPRAAFKPLPEGYAGNPPAEIKEYDGVTAAVQPLLAGGQHVTAWRERTRAEARTLYVNVAHSHPGTTARDRAVRAVRGAAAFSYDWLARSHRAWWHAYYRKSFLSLPDARMQRFYWIQLYKSAAAARRDAPVMATCGPWLEPTPWPNTWWNLNVQLEYWLIHGSNHVELDAVTRALSEFRTNLTKEMAAPYRADSLGIPRTTDPSLVNGASVTDGGYGVGIPGQDPPTPEVGNLMWALHNVWLSYRHTMERPILQDVLFPLLRKAVNYYLHFLEPGADGKLHLPATYSPEYGGNSRDCNYDLMLLKWGCRTLLEVSELLGVEDKLAPRWREVVSRLTAYPTDANGYMIGADIPFAKSHRHYSHMLAVYPLYEVTGRTAEERALIERSLAHWVGFEGALQGYTFTGAASMSALLGKGEDALKYLGQLMSRFIQPNTMYKESGPVIETPLSAAQSLHDMVCQSWGDVIRVFPALPSAWADLTVHNFRTQGAFLLSAVREGGATRWVRLVSEAGAPCVVRHGIAGAIEVRDGRGRHLPYEDEGDGAVKITLRRGGSALITAKGDRPDLRISPVEPNEEAPRWGLPAA from the coding sequence ATGCCAAGCCCGTCCAGAAGAACCGTGCTCGCCACCACCGGAACCGCGGTCGGCGGCGTACTGATGGCCGGTGGCCTGCCCACCCAGGCCACCGCCGCGTCCTCGGAGGTGAGCACGCCGGGTGACCCCTGGCGCACCGTCCTCGACGACGCCGATCTGGTCTGGCAGAAGCTGCCGAAGACCTGGTACGAGGGCCCGTTCCTCGGCAACGGTTTCCTCGGCTCGGGAATCTACGCGGAACCGGGCACGCAGCCGGGCGGCGCGACCACGGCACTGCGCTTCAACATCCAGCACTCCGAGGTGCAGGACCACCGCCCCCAGTTCGGCTCCCTCTTCGGCCTCGCACGCCTGCCCATCGGCCACTTCACCCTCGAACCCGTCGGCAGGATCACCGGCATCGACTGGCGCCTGCGGCTGCGCGACGCCGAGCTGACCGGCGCCCTCACCACGGACAGGGGCACCCTGAAGCTGCGCGCGCAGGTGCACGACACACGCTCGGTGCTCGCCGTCGAGGTCACGCCGAGCGCGGGCGAGCGCGACTTCCGCTGGGTGTTCCACCCCGCGGAGGCGATCAGCCCGCGCGCCGCGTTCAAGCCGCTGCCGGAGGGGTACGCGGGCAACCCGCCCGCCGAGATCAAGGAGTACGACGGCGTCACGGCCGCCGTACAGCCGCTGCTCGCGGGCGGCCAGCACGTCACCGCTTGGCGGGAGCGGACGCGGGCCGAGGCCCGGACGCTGTACGTGAACGTGGCGCACTCGCACCCCGGGACGACGGCACGCGACCGTGCGGTGCGCGCGGTGCGGGGTGCGGCGGCCTTCTCGTACGACTGGCTCGCGAGGTCGCACCGGGCCTGGTGGCACGCGTACTACCGCAAGAGCTTCCTGTCGCTGCCCGACGCCAGGATGCAGCGCTTCTACTGGATCCAGCTCTACAAGTCGGCGGCCGCCGCCCGCCGCGACGCCCCGGTCATGGCGACCTGCGGGCCCTGGCTGGAGCCCACTCCGTGGCCCAACACCTGGTGGAACCTGAACGTTCAGCTGGAGTACTGGCTGATCCACGGCTCCAACCACGTCGAACTGGACGCCGTCACACGCGCGTTGAGCGAGTTCCGCACCAACCTCACCAAGGAGATGGCGGCCCCCTACCGCGCAGACTCGCTCGGCATCCCCCGCACCACGGACCCGTCCCTGGTGAACGGCGCGTCGGTGACGGACGGGGGCTATGGCGTCGGCATCCCGGGACAGGACCCTCCGACTCCCGAGGTCGGAAACCTCATGTGGGCGCTGCACAACGTCTGGCTGAGCTACCGCCACACGATGGAGAGGCCGATCCTGCAAGACGTCCTTTTCCCGCTCCTACGGAAGGCGGTCAATTACTACCTGCACTTCCTGGAGCCGGGCGCGGACGGCAAACTGCACCTGCCGGCGACCTACTCCCCCGAGTACGGGGGCAACTCGCGCGACTGCAACTACGACTTGATGCTGCTGAAGTGGGGCTGCCGCACGCTGCTGGAGGTTTCCGAACTCCTGGGCGTGGAGGACAAGTTGGCGCCGCGCTGGAGGGAGGTCGTCAGCAGGCTGACCGCGTACCCGACCGACGCTAACGGCTACATGATCGGCGCGGACATCCCCTTCGCGAAGTCGCACCGCCACTACTCCCACATGCTCGCGGTCTACCCGCTGTACGAGGTGACGGGCCGCACGGCGGAAGAACGCGCCCTGATCGAGAGGTCGTTGGCGCACTGGGTCGGCTTCGAGGGCGCGTTGCAGGGTTACACGTTCACCGGTGCCGCCTCCATGTCCGCGCTCCTCGGCAAGGGCGAGGACGCGCTGAAGTACCTGGGCCAGCTGATGAGCCGGTTCATCCAGCCCAACACCATGTACAAGGAGTCGGGCCCGGTCATCGAGACCCCGCTCTCCGCGGCGCAGTCCCTGCACGACATGGTCTGCCAGTCCTGGGGCGACGTCATCCGCGTCTTCCCCGCGCTGCCGTCGGCGTGGGCGGACCTCACGGTGCACAACTTCCGTACGCAGGGGGCGTTCCTGCTCAGCGCGGTACGGGAGGGCGGGGCGACCCGGTGGGTGCGGCTCGTGAGCGAGGCGGGGGCGCCGTGCGTCGTGCGGCATGGCATCGCGGGGGCGATCGAGGTGCGGGACGGGCGGGGCCGCCACCTGCCGTACGAGGATGAGGGCGACGGCGCCGTCAAGATCACCCTCAGGCGGGGCGGCTCGGCGCTGATCACCGCGAAGGGTGACCGCCCGGATCTGCGGATCTCCCCGGTCGAGCCGAACGAGGAGGCGCCGCGCTGGGGCCTGCCCGCGGCTTAG
- a CDS encoding DUF456 domain-containing protein yields the protein MGAWELLLVGVVLLLGLCGVLVPGVPGPWLVWAAVLWWALKDPEPVAWWVLVGASVVLLVAQGIRWLLPPRRFRQSGATRRTAVYAGAGALIGFCVVPVIGSLPGFIGGIYLGERLRLGGHGEAATATRTAMRAGGWSVLTELFACLLIAGAWVGAVMWG from the coding sequence ATGGGAGCCTGGGAACTCCTGCTGGTCGGAGTGGTGCTGCTGCTCGGGCTCTGCGGAGTGCTTGTGCCCGGCGTGCCGGGGCCGTGGCTGGTGTGGGCCGCGGTTCTCTGGTGGGCGCTGAAGGACCCGGAGCCGGTCGCCTGGTGGGTCCTGGTCGGCGCGTCCGTGGTGCTCCTCGTCGCACAGGGCATCCGATGGCTGCTGCCCCCGCGACGCTTCCGGCAGAGCGGTGCCACACGCCGGACGGCCGTGTACGCGGGGGCCGGGGCCCTGATCGGGTTCTGCGTGGTGCCGGTGATCGGGTCGCTGCCGGGGTTCATCGGAGGGATCTACCTGGGCGAGCGGCTGCGGCTCGGCGGGCACGGCGAGGCGGCGACGGCGACGAGGACGGCCATGCGGGCGGGCGGGTGGAGCGTGCTGACCGAGCTGTTCGCGTGTCTGCTGATCGCGGGGGCCTGGGTGGGAGCGGTGATGTGGGGCTGA
- a CDS encoding helix-turn-helix transcriptional regulator, whose product MLAAIGLDELHESAYRALVAVGAADVPDLARRLSLGEPDTVRALRRLELHGLAAQASGKAGRWVAAPPGVALGALLTQQRHELEKAELAAKLLAEEYRAQAAEPTVHDLVEVVTGAGAVSQRFLQLQLGASHEVCALVTGNPVAVTGMENDAEEQAAGRGVTYRVVVERSVLALPTGLIELSTAIGRNEQVRVVDRVPTKLVIADGSLAMVPLTSRRAEPAALVVHASGLLESLTGLFEAVWRDALPLRLGEGGHSVTEDAPEGPDGADLEILSLLLAGLTDASVAKQLDLGLRTVQRRVKRLMELTGVTTRLQLGWHAYERGWVAR is encoded by the coding sequence ATGCTGGCTGCGATAGGTCTGGACGAGCTGCACGAGTCGGCGTACCGCGCGCTGGTGGCGGTGGGCGCCGCCGACGTGCCCGATCTCGCACGGCGGCTCTCGCTGGGCGAACCGGATACGGTGCGCGCCCTGCGCCGCCTGGAGCTGCACGGCCTCGCGGCCCAGGCGTCCGGCAAGGCGGGCCGGTGGGTGGCGGCCCCGCCCGGCGTCGCGCTCGGCGCGCTCCTGACCCAGCAGCGGCACGAACTGGAGAAGGCCGAGCTCGCGGCGAAGCTCCTTGCCGAGGAGTACCGCGCGCAGGCCGCCGAGCCCACGGTGCACGACCTCGTCGAGGTGGTCACCGGCGCGGGCGCGGTGTCGCAGCGCTTCCTCCAGCTCCAGCTGGGCGCGAGCCACGAGGTGTGCGCCCTGGTGACCGGCAACCCGGTGGCGGTGACCGGCATGGAGAACGACGCGGAGGAGCAGGCGGCGGGCCGTGGCGTCACCTATCGCGTGGTGGTCGAACGCTCCGTCCTCGCCCTGCCCACCGGCCTCATCGAACTGTCGACGGCGATCGGCCGCAACGAACAGGTGCGCGTCGTGGACCGCGTCCCGACGAAGCTGGTGATCGCCGACGGCTCCCTTGCGATGGTGCCGCTGACCTCGCGCAGGGCGGAGCCCGCCGCGCTCGTGGTGCACGCGAGCGGCCTGCTCGAATCCCTGACGGGACTCTTCGAGGCGGTATGGCGGGACGCGCTGCCGCTGCGGCTCGGCGAGGGCGGCCACTCGGTCACCGAGGACGCCCCCGAGGGCCCGGACGGCGCGGACCTGGAGATCCTTTCGCTGCTGCTCGCGGGCCTGACGGACGCGAGCGTCGCCAAACAGCTCGACCTGGGCCTTCGGACGGTGCAGCGCCGGGTCAAGCGCCTGATGGAGCTGACGGGCGTGACGACACGGCTGCAGCTGGGCTGGCACGCGTACGAGCGGGGCTGGGTGGCGCGCTAG
- a CDS encoding S8 family peptidase, translating to MRPISRTALGAASAAVLAVTAAVPSVAEPRAGTADTTPLVGSAGSAARGEGSSVVTLVTGDRILVTTDGKKRAGASALPGADGTVPLVQTRQSGKDLYVYPEGAVHAIAAGKVDEELFNVTGLVRQGYDDAHAKQLPLIAVYDRSVDVTRAVPATPRGAERGLVLEPVDGVALKADKKKAADFWADITSPKSRSGSDLKKLWLDAKVEATLDRSTKQVHAPEAWAAGYDGKGIKVAVLDTGADAGHPDLKGRIGARKNFTDSPDDEDRQGHGTHTTSTVGGTGAASDGKKKGVAPGTELLHGKVLNDSGSGATSWIIAGMQWAVDEKADVVSMSLGNPARTDCTDPMSTTTEELAQSSKDTLFVLAAGNTGPSLNSVSSPGCAPSVLTVGAVDRDDSTAPFSSRGPAYGSHTLKPEIAAPGVEISAAAAGGRGVYAYQSMSGTSMATPHVAGAAALVKQRHPEWSAQQIKSALVSSADSGIPGDVTETGGGRLDVKAAVDQKVLGSPAVQGGSFGWPQDNSDRATVDVPYTNTTDKAVELKLSVRGVTGNDGSAVRSGIAKLGERSVRIPAGATVKVPLKLDPDADLKRAQYGDVTGRVLASAEGGVAVSTPFSLYVQPETVSLRVKLVDRAGKPADGPSSVDLIGTDDATGERRFNEGANDQTYQVRPGAYFLTGFIATPDADGGTLTDSLTHIARPQVEVKKDMTVTLDAREAHRLTVKTDKESEVRGATLGFARTWGADNWLHAGTAAGPRTIRGFYQSVEGNATDGTFESGSYWRAAAPLLSELAVVGGKSLHPVTASTGSANLDGTGSAALVDAKSGTPAELEAAGVKGKIALVKVPDSGSATGVAANAKAAGAVAVIAHRTAPGRWYPSVGLGGSPLPVLGIQTGEAASLLSQLADGTVELKWKGTAKSPYVYNLAFPETGQIRDDRTYRVRDKDLAANEATYRAMGTATDYVDLPSAVRPSGLEVYFADIASVPAPGKRTEYYSAGTTGWGHQVSSSFPFGEFMIDPVRTYEKGERRGEKWYDGVLAPAAPRDAQGRQALAAERQGNLIGVAPGFWDDGEHAGVQGSFGDIGGLELKRDGEVVGESGWPFGVFAVPADDSAYELTLHTHKIGSKVWKRSTNTQTTWAFRSHLDEEAHSQGIPMLFPRYALPQDNMKTLAAKDGQKIGITATGHSGYKPGALKSAALSYSYDEGKTWTEAETSASGGKWTAAVDHAGASGKQVWLRTELTDANGSSVTQTVARAYDVR from the coding sequence ATGCGCCCGATATCGCGTACGGCCTTGGGGGCGGCGTCCGCCGCCGTCCTCGCCGTCACCGCGGCCGTCCCGTCCGTGGCCGAGCCACGCGCGGGCACGGCGGACACGACTCCGCTGGTGGGGAGCGCGGGGAGCGCGGCACGCGGCGAGGGGAGCTCCGTCGTCACCCTGGTCACCGGCGACCGCATCCTCGTCACGACCGACGGCAAGAAGCGCGCGGGCGCGAGTGCGCTGCCCGGCGCGGACGGCACAGTTCCCCTCGTCCAGACCAGGCAGTCCGGCAAGGACCTGTACGTCTACCCCGAGGGCGCCGTCCACGCGATCGCCGCAGGCAAGGTCGACGAGGAACTCTTCAACGTCACCGGCCTCGTCCGCCAGGGCTACGACGACGCGCACGCCAAGCAGCTCCCGCTGATCGCCGTGTACGACAGGTCCGTCGACGTCACGCGCGCGGTCCCCGCCACTCCGCGCGGCGCCGAGCGCGGACTCGTCCTCGAACCCGTCGACGGTGTGGCACTGAAGGCCGACAAGAAGAAGGCCGCGGACTTCTGGGCGGACATCACGTCCCCCAAGTCCCGTTCCGGGTCCGACCTGAAGAAGCTCTGGCTCGACGCCAAGGTCGAGGCCACGCTCGACAGGTCGACGAAGCAGGTGCACGCCCCCGAGGCCTGGGCCGCGGGCTACGACGGCAAGGGCATCAAGGTCGCCGTGCTCGACACCGGAGCCGACGCCGGACACCCCGACCTCAAGGGCCGGATCGGCGCGCGGAAGAACTTCACCGACTCGCCGGACGACGAGGACCGCCAGGGCCACGGCACCCACACCACCTCCACCGTCGGCGGCACCGGCGCGGCGAGCGACGGCAAGAAGAAGGGCGTCGCTCCCGGCACCGAGCTGCTGCACGGCAAGGTCCTCAACGACAGTGGCTCCGGAGCCACTTCGTGGATCATCGCGGGCATGCAGTGGGCCGTCGACGAGAAGGCCGACGTCGTCTCCATGAGCCTCGGCAACCCGGCGAGGACCGACTGCACCGACCCCATGAGCACGACCACGGAGGAGCTCGCGCAGTCGAGCAAGGACACGCTCTTCGTCCTCGCCGCGGGCAACACAGGGCCGAGCCTCAACTCCGTCTCATCGCCCGGCTGCGCGCCGAGCGTCCTGACCGTCGGCGCCGTCGACCGCGACGACTCGACGGCCCCCTTCTCCAGCCGGGGACCCGCGTACGGCTCGCACACACTCAAGCCGGAGATCGCCGCACCCGGCGTCGAGATCTCCGCGGCCGCGGCGGGCGGCAGGGGCGTCTACGCCTACCAGTCCATGAGCGGTACGTCGATGGCCACCCCGCACGTCGCGGGCGCCGCCGCCCTGGTCAAGCAGCGCCACCCGGAGTGGAGCGCCCAGCAGATCAAGTCGGCCCTCGTCTCGTCGGCGGACAGCGGCATCCCCGGTGACGTGACCGAGACGGGCGGCGGGCGCCTGGACGTGAAGGCCGCCGTCGACCAGAAGGTGCTCGGCTCGCCCGCCGTGCAGGGCGGCAGCTTCGGCTGGCCCCAGGACAACTCCGACCGCGCCACGGTCGACGTCCCGTACACCAACACCACAGACAAGGCAGTGGAGTTGAAGCTGTCCGTGCGGGGCGTCACCGGCAACGACGGCTCGGCCGTGCGGTCGGGCATCGCCAAGCTCGGCGAGCGCTCCGTGAGAATTCCCGCCGGGGCCACGGTCAAGGTTCCGCTGAAGCTCGACCCCGACGCCGACCTCAAGCGGGCGCAGTACGGCGACGTGACCGGCCGCGTCCTGGCGAGCGCCGAAGGGGGCGTCGCGGTCTCCACTCCCTTCTCCCTCTACGTACAGCCGGAGACCGTCAGCCTCCGCGTGAAGCTCGTCGACCGCGCCGGTAAGCCCGCCGACGGCCCGTCGTCCGTCGACCTCATCGGCACCGACGACGCCACCGGCGAGCGCCGCTTCAACGAGGGCGCGAACGACCAGACGTACCAAGTGCGGCCCGGCGCCTACTTCTTGACCGGCTTCATCGCGACGCCGGACGCGGACGGCGGCACCCTGACCGACTCCCTCACGCACATCGCCCGGCCCCAGGTCGAGGTGAAGAAGGACATGACCGTCACGCTCGACGCCCGCGAGGCGCACCGCCTCACCGTCAAGACGGACAAGGAGTCCGAAGTGCGCGGCGCCACCCTCGGGTTCGCCCGCACCTGGGGCGCCGACAACTGGCTGCACGCGGGCACCGCGGCGGGACCGCGCACCATCCGCGGCTTCTACCAGTCGGTGGAGGGCAACGCCACCGACGGCACTTTCGAGTCCGGCAGCTACTGGCGCGCCGCCGCCCCCCTGCTCTCCGAACTCGCCGTCGTGGGCGGCAAGTCGCTGCACCCCGTGACCGCGTCGACCGGCTCGGCCAACCTAGACGGCACGGGCAGCGCGGCTCTCGTCGACGCCAAGTCCGGTACGCCCGCGGAGCTGGAAGCCGCGGGGGTCAAGGGCAAGATCGCCCTCGTCAAGGTCCCGGACAGCGGCAGCGCGACCGGCGTCGCGGCGAACGCGAAGGCGGCGGGAGCGGTCGCCGTCATCGCCCACCGCACGGCCCCGGGCCGCTGGTACCCCTCGGTCGGCCTCGGCGGCTCCCCGCTGCCGGTGCTCGGCATCCAGACGGGCGAGGCTGCCTCACTGCTCTCCCAACTGGCCGACGGAACCGTTGAGTTGAAGTGGAAGGGAACGGCGAAGAGCCCCTACGTCTACAACCTCGCCTTCCCCGAGACCGGCCAGATCCGCGACGACCGCACCTACCGGGTGCGGGACAAGGACCTCGCCGCGAACGAGGCGACGTACCGCGCGATGGGCACGGCCACGGACTACGTGGACCTGCCGTCCGCCGTCCGCCCCTCGGGTCTTGAGGTGTACTTCGCCGACATCGCGTCGGTCCCGGCCCCCGGCAAGCGCACCGAGTACTACTCGGCCGGCACGACCGGCTGGGGTCACCAGGTCTCCAGCAGCTTCCCGTTCGGCGAGTTCATGATCGACCCGGTGCGGACGTACGAGAAGGGGGAGCGGCGCGGCGAGAAGTGGTACGACGGGGTCCTTGCGCCCGCGGCGCCGCGTGACGCCCAGGGCAGGCAGGCGCTCGCGGCCGAACGGCAGGGCAATCTGATCGGAGTCGCTCCGGGATTCTGGGACGACGGCGAACACGCCGGAGTCCAGGGCAGTTTCGGCGACATCGGCGGCCTGGAGCTGAAGCGCGACGGTGAGGTCGTGGGGGAGTCGGGCTGGCCGTTCGGGGTGTTCGCCGTCCCGGCCGACGACTCGGCGTACGAACTCACCCTCCACACGCACAAGATCGGCTCGAAGGTCTGGAAGCGGTCCACGAACACGCAGACCACATGGGCGTTCCGCTCGCACCTCGACGAGGAGGCCCACTCGCAGGGGATCCCGATGCTGTTCCCGCGCTACGCGCTGCCGCAGGACAACATGAAGACGCTCGCGGCAAAGGACGGCCAGAAGATTGGGATCACGGCGACGGGGCACTCGGGCTACAAGCCGGGGGCGCTCAAGTCGGCGGCCCTGTCCTACTCGTACGACGAGGGCAAGACCTGGACCGAAGCCGAGACGTCAGCGTCCGGCGGGAAGTGGACCGCGGCCGTCGATCACGCGGGCGCCTCGGGCAAGCAGGTCTGGCTCAGGACCGAACTGACGGATGCGAACGGAAGTTCCGTCACTCAGACGGTGGCCCGCGCCTACGACGTGCGATAA
- a CDS encoding protein phosphatase 2C domain-containing protein, translated as MSQQGERHDGASGQEDDWWGQLYDDSAHDTGPAEAADTLDDRFASAVSAAAGEGVADSAPVSEGAEGTLPRTEPPAGEPPDRGAGPAPGEPFTPREPFTPREPVAPREPVAPREPPPAARIRPDAAPWEPPAEPTGPVTFPAGRSKSPGDPSRTTAVPAPRPPEESAAPGPRAQDPAAPQAPAPVQPQPSVAAAPVDSVSYVGDGPPTYDAEPTVLPPADPDDLGDLVADTVLDGARYGNSTLRAVSVRGDSARYRGEPRRDSLLTARFGTGDGALVLVAMATGARATPGAHRAAAEACAWIGRAVGRSHQRLSEDIRAARRGDLKSGLHRLTDRSLGKLRAHAADLGIEPEEYAASLRCLLLPADPECRTRVFFGVGGGGLFRLRDGAWQDIEPHVSDAAVDPGPPVVGFGSVPSETPEGDRLTMDMGIITPPSPYEPAPEPPPREPFRFRASVARPGDALMLCSGGLAEPLRGEPELATHLTQRWAKSGPPGLATFLADIQVRVKGYADDRTAAAVWEA; from the coding sequence ATGAGCCAGCAGGGGGAGAGGCACGACGGAGCATCCGGCCAGGAGGACGACTGGTGGGGTCAGCTCTACGACGACTCCGCTCATGACACGGGACCGGCCGAGGCGGCCGACACTCTCGACGACAGGTTCGCATCGGCGGTTTCCGCGGCGGCGGGCGAGGGCGTGGCTGATTCCGCCCCCGTGAGCGAGGGCGCGGAAGGGACGCTTCCGCGCACCGAGCCCCCTGCGGGGGAGCCGCCCGATCGCGGCGCCGGACCCGCACCAGGCGAACCGTTCACTCCACGCGAGCCGTTCACTCCACGCGAGCCGGTAGCGCCACGTGAGCCGGTAGCCCCACGCGAACCCCCACCCGCCGCCCGCATCCGCCCGGACGCCGCCCCCTGGGAACCCCCGGCCGAGCCCACGGGGCCGGTCACTTTTCCGGCCGGACGATCGAAGTCTCCCGGCGACCCGAGCCGCACCACCGCCGTCCCCGCGCCCCGCCCGCCCGAGGAGTCCGCGGCCCCGGGGCCGCGGGCGCAGGACCCGGCGGCTCCGCAGGCACCCGCGCCGGTGCAACCGCAGCCGTCTGTGGCGGCGGCACCCGTGGACTCCGTCTCGTACGTCGGCGACGGCCCGCCCACCTACGACGCCGAGCCCACCGTCCTGCCCCCCGCCGACCCCGACGACCTGGGCGATCTGGTCGCCGACACCGTGCTCGACGGCGCCCGCTACGGCAACTCCACCCTGCGCGCCGTCTCCGTGCGCGGGGACTCCGCGCGCTACCGGGGCGAGCCGCGCCGCGACTCGCTGCTCACCGCGCGGTTCGGGACCGGGGACGGCGCTCTCGTCCTGGTGGCCATGGCCACCGGCGCGCGAGCCACACCCGGCGCCCACCGCGCCGCCGCCGAGGCCTGCGCCTGGATCGGGCGTGCCGTGGGCCGCAGCCATCAGCGGCTCTCCGAGGACATCCGTGCCGCACGGCGCGGCGACCTCAAGAGCGGTCTTCACCGGCTCACCGACCGCAGCCTGGGCAAGCTCCGCGCGCACGCCGCCGACCTCGGCATCGAGCCCGAGGAGTACGCCGCGTCGCTGCGCTGCCTCCTCCTGCCGGCCGACCCCGAATGCCGCACCCGCGTCTTCTTCGGCGTCGGCGGCGGCGGACTCTTCCGGCTCAGGGACGGCGCCTGGCAGGACATCGAGCCCCACGTCAGCGACGCGGCCGTGGACCCCGGGCCCCCCGTCGTCGGGTTCGGTTCCGTGCCGTCGGAGACCCCCGAGGGCGATCGGCTCACCATGGACATGGGGATCATCACGCCCCCGAGTCCGTACGAGCCCGCCCCCGAGCCCCCGCCCCGCGAACCCTTCCGCTTCCGGGCCTCAGTAGCCCGCCCGGGTGATGCCCTGATGCTCTGCAGCGGCGGCCTCGCCGAGCCCCTGCGCGGCGAGCCCGAGCTCGCCACGCACCTCACGCAGCGGTGGGCGAAGAGCGGTCCACCCGGCCTGGCGACGTTCCTCGCGGACATCCAGGTCAGGGTCAAGGGCTACGCCGACGACCGGACCGCGGCCGCCGTCTGGGAGGCGTGA